The following coding sequences are from one Blastocatellia bacterium window:
- a CDS encoding DUF5615 family PIN-like protein yields the protein MTRLYADENFPLRGVEELRRLGHDVLTAFEDGRANQAISDEDLLARATESGRAVITLNRVDFKRLHRQHPDHAGIIICTEDPDRVGQAGRVATALEQAGELNGLLIRVYRPSR from the coding sequence TTGACACGGCTCTACGCGGACGAAAACTTTCCCCTCCGCGGGGTCGAAGAGTTGCGTCGGCTTGGTCACGATGTACTCACGGCGTTTGAAGACGGCAGAGCCAATCAGGCCATTTCAGATGAGGACTTACTAGCCAGGGCGACCGAGTCGGGGCGGGCGGTGATTACGCTCAATCGCGTGGACTTCAAACGATTGCATCGGCAGCACCCAGACCATGCCGGGATCATTATTTGTACGGAAGACCCAGACCGGGTCGGGCAAGCAGGGCGAGTCGCGACCGCCCTGGAGCAGGCGGGAGAATTGAATGGGCTACTGATTCGGGTGTACCGCCCGTCGCGGTAA
- a CDS encoding DUF433 domain-containing protein has product MTEEAEKILSDMTRAEKAELLQWIVRDLGDAFPGIESRPNVMGGVPCISRTRIPVWVLEQSRRLGTSEADLLHDYPSITAQDLANAWAYVRSHRAEIEEQIEANERDDH; this is encoded by the coding sequence ATGACCGAAGAAGCAGAAAAGATACTCTCCGATATGACTCGTGCAGAAAAGGCCGAATTGCTCCAGTGGATCGTGCGCGACCTAGGCGACGCCTTTCCAGGAATTGAGAGCCGTCCCAATGTCATGGGCGGCGTGCCCTGCATCTCGCGCACCCGTATCCCTGTCTGGGTGCTGGAACAGTCTAGGCGGTTGGGGACTAGTGAAGCCGATCTGCTCCACGATTATCCAAGCATAACGGCTCAGGATCTGGCAAATGCCTGGGCCTATGTCCGCTCACACCGGGCTGAGATCGAGGAGCAGATTGAGGCCAACGAGAGGGATGATCATTGA
- a CDS encoding transposase has protein sequence MLVLWSTSTLTTPALEAYLIALIYRNTRSSCLSLAAICPSVSHDGLNRLLHSSFPWSRRLWELFASRMILEGGYLVLDDTTWERWAKHSEAVSWVWSSSAGHITQGMQVVLLIWADGKRKIPVSMRLWQKGGKSKVELAQEMLSEAAEWGICPNYVLFDSWYTSRRILNLLSELGWKYVARIKSNRLLEGERISQKWPQRYGQARGHLKQVDQEVRIIKDGKRQTVYAFKRELFQRSVPNQLPFLQHFLAAA, from the coding sequence ATGTTGGTGTTATGGTCAACATCAACCCTTACTACCCCCGCGCTGGAAGCCTACTTGATTGCGCTGATCTATCGCAATACGCGCTCCAGTTGTTTGTCATTGGCAGCGATCTGTCCATCGGTCTCGCACGATGGCTTGAACCGCCTGCTTCATTCGAGCTTCCCCTGGTCCAGACGGCTGTGGGAACTCTTCGCTTCTCGAATGATTCTCGAAGGTGGTTATCTCGTGCTCGATGATACGACATGGGAGCGCTGGGCCAAACATTCAGAAGCAGTCTCTTGGGTTTGGTCGAGTAGCGCTGGCCATATCACCCAAGGCATGCAGGTCGTGCTGCTGATCTGGGCCGACGGCAAGCGCAAAATCCCGGTCTCGATGCGCTTGTGGCAAAAGGGCGGCAAGTCGAAGGTCGAGTTGGCGCAAGAGATGTTAAGCGAAGCCGCCGAATGGGGGATCTGCCCAAACTACGTGCTGTTTGATAGCTGGTACACCTCGCGCCGCATCTTGAACCTGCTTTCGGAGTTGGGTTGGAAGTATGTGGCGCGCATCAAGAGCAATCGCTTGTTGGAAGGTGAGCGTATCTCACAGAAATGGCCACAACGCTACGGACAAGCGCGAGGCCATCTCAAGCAAGTGGATCAAGAAGTGCGAATCATCAAGGATGGCAAGAGGCAGACGGTCTACGCTTTCAAGCGCGAGTTATTTCAACGGTCTGTTCCAAACCAACTTCCCTTCTTGCAGCACTTTTTAGCTGCTGCGTAA